GTCGTCACAAGGATGGTTTGAACACCTCAACACATTATTCCTGGGTTGCTCCTGGAAACAGGTTATTTGCTTCTGATTGGTAGCTAGGCTAGGAAAGATATGCAGgtcttgaattgaatttaaaatatgaaaactacGTCTCCTGACCTGATTTTAGCGGGTTAAATCTGCAAGATTTTTATCAAGACCTTCCTATCTGTCTTATTAGCTGTGTTCTGTTGCACTGATAGAATCAGATCCGACGTGTATTTGTGAATAAGCTGGTGGTTGGCGCTTCACAAGGGTCTGGGTGCAAAgatggcaggaaaaaaaaggattttcagtATACAAGCGTgcatctagaaaaaaaaaaaaaaaaagacaagcaagTACAAGGTACAAGTTAGTTCTTCGGTTCGTTTTCCGTCACTTTCCTTTTGTGGATTTTCCAAAGCTTATGCTCTTAGACACTATTCCTGCTGTCCTTTGGGACAAAATATTCACTCCTTTACCTCCAAATTACTGTCTGATTTCTAACAGCACTGTTCACCGTCTTATTTGTGCTGGACTGGAACTTACAGTTCCTTGTCAGGTGGCGAGACGTTTCTGTTCCAGTGTAAAGGCGCCACCCGCTGGATAGTAACAGACCTCCTCTGGCATCCAGTCAGTTTCGTCGAAGGAATACAGAtgactttgatttatttaatcaaaatcaaagCTTAGCTGCAGAGAATTGACTGAATGCCAGATGAGGTTTTAAATCTCCTactttgcttctgtttttcatgCGTTTGCTTGTTCATCTCCATCTGCTTCACAGACGCAGTGGATCTGGGTTCCCCGGACGAGCTGATGGATATTTCAGAGGTGGACGAAGGAGTTTGGCCAGGTGGGCTGGGGCCTGACATGACCCCTCCCACCATCACCATCAGCAACAGCACCACGACATTGAACCTGGGGGCCAAGGCCATGAAGAAGTGTCGGCTCGGCGGGCGCAGCAGCAAGGACAAGGAAGCCGGGCCTCTGATAACAGGCCGGGCTGCAAGTGAGAACACAGAGCTGTCCATCAAGCGGCTTACACTCACTTCCAGCCAGTCGGTGCCCAAGGGGGGCGCTCTCACCAGCCTGACACGCACTGCCAGCGCCGTCTTCTCTCGCTCCTTCGAGCACGTGGCCAGCAGCAACCCCGCTCCCGCCAGCAACCACACGGCCTCCGAGGCAGGCCACTACTCCTGcagcctgcaggaggaggggatGGGGTACCGAAGTCCTGTGCCAAACCACACCCAGCGCTCCCCCAGCATCAGCCTGCATCTCGgctctgacctttgaactctTTGTAACTGTATGAACCCTCATCTCTGATCCTGTGATCCTGTGACCCTGTACCTGTGACCTGGAACTCCAAGCCATGCCAACTGCAGTTGACCACAAACACGTGAAGAAACACTCCGCCTGTTTTCCCTGTGACTCCCATTGTAGGTATCTCTAATTCTCTGTGCTGTAAACCGGCTTGCCGCCCTGCTTCGTTCAAACATCAGAGCGGCTGAGCTCCCTCGGCTCCTCTCCCCCTGCAGAGTCTCATCTCAGCCTCGTAGAGGAAAGATGCGAGAACACCACTTCCAACTTAACTCACAGATGTTACGACAGGACAAAACCGTGGTACCTGTCAGAAAAGAATGCACTTAAAAAGGATCACTAAAAACTGTTTGAGACAAGCGTTTGAAAGTAATTAATCCATTATTTGTGGCCCTGTAAGGCTTCACCATACATCCATCTTTACCTTGCCCTGGTGTGTCTGAAGAAAGGTGTACTGTTAGTGTGagcatgcttgtgtgtgtgtgtgtacacaactgtttttagaaaaaaggcTGCTGATTGCAACAGTGAACAAGGTGTGATTCTTTTAATTGAAACACGTTTCTACTACTTTTTAAATACTAGTAAATCCATCCCATAGCAATACAAATCTTTTcagtattttctattttttgggGTTGATTTGTGGAAGTTCTGTCTTCGTCCGTTGGCGGTTTATAAATATGCTTTGtaaaagaaagttatttttactgaattaCATAAAAAGCAACCATTGAATAATCAACcagtataaaaaaagaatcgGGTCTTACGTTTACAATCACACAGTATTCTCCTCATAACGGAGAAGCAATACTTTCCTTCCTTTTTCGCTCTTCAAGCACCTTTCTTAATTGCCATTTAACAAATGGCAAAAAATTACGATCCAGCTTGTTTTACATAACAAAGATGCTTTACAATTTTGGGACTGATAGGTGTGTGTGATTAGTTAAGTATTGAATTTTGCACAtgggaaaagaaaatcagttgTGTTATCAACTTTGGTATTTTTGTATAAACGAGAGGTTTGACTCTcgcattgtattttttttctaaatgtgctTTGTTGCTCCATAATTCCCTTCCCAACTTTTGTATGTTTCCACCTAACCATGCAAGTCTAAAACCACGTAAATTAGAAACTTCCTTTCATTCAAAGGACTAAATAATTTGATACTGTGTGTTTTTGATTGAACATTCTCTTGACCCAAAGTGtaatagaatattttttttttttggtattcaGCAAATTGAGGCACATCTGGGGCAACAAGGTACCTTTTACGTGTTTTAGTATACCCACCATTTCAGATGTTTGTTGTACTGAAGTGACGTGTTTCCTGCCTTCCTTCTTGTTCATGACTTTGTCATCGTGTTGCTAGACATGGTGagaacaagaaaggaaaaataaaaaccatttgCTACAATTGATATCCTAAATCAAGCATTCATGCTGCTCCACATGACAGCACTTTGTGTATTGTAGCTGTTGAGTGTCTATAGCTTGGTGCGACAATACCaatcatgtttctttttatgttggTTTACAGTGAATGGCTATTGTTGTACATCTTACTGTTAAAATGAACTTTGTTATATTGGCCTTTCTTTGTCTGAAAATAACTCACTGCTATAACTTCTGGGAATAAAGTGTTTCTATATTTCACTTGTGTGCTTGGTAAGGTTTTTTGTCCTCTGTCAGAGCGTTACTACAGAAACCCATTTTAGCCACACTGAAGTTGAAAAGAAAGAGGTACTCTAAGTCATAGATATGAGATATTATCTCAAAATTATGACTAAGTATACCATAATTTTGTCATTTGAGACAGTATCTCAAACATATgacatacattttttaaaaccctaAGTGGTGGAAATGGCAGAAATATGCCTCACCAAACATCGGCTtgaacaaagttgttttttaggttaaaaaaatacaattatataATCTCCTTTGCCTCAATATAGACTAtatgcacatttaaataaagtggTTGTATAATTACGTCAATTTAACTCGAGTTTGCATGTGTAAATAATGGAATACTTTGAATGTGTCTTGAGATTGTTTTGTTCGTTCTGCGGCCATTTTGTGCATTTCCACGTGTGGCCACCAGGTGGAGGCAGACGGCGAGCCGGCGCGGTAGTCCTCTACGTCACTTCCTTCTTCCTGTCCTTGGGAGCGTCAGGATCCTCGCCCGTCAGGAAAGACACATGGCTAAGCTGAGTAAGGAGACCAAACAgcggctgcagcagctgttccAGTGCGGCCAGTTTGTCATCCGATGGGGGTTCATTCCTACCGTGCTGTACCTCGGTCAGTATCTgaacacagagcagaaagacGTCCGGGAGCCGAGGAGCCATGTTTAGCTAATGGCGGCTAACTAGCTAAGCTGCTAGCTTTGACTGAAAACCAATGGACCTGCTCTTTTACACGAAAAGAAAAGGCTGGAGTCTCAATGAAACTGGACATGAATATTACATTGCTGGTGTCTTTAATTGTGTAAAAggcttagttttgttttattagctgTGCAGAAGCTGTAGTCAGCTTCTACATGTGTTGTACTTACATCATGTAGCACATATACTCCACAACAGGTTTGGTTTTAAGCTGTTCCTCCTGAGGCATGTCTGGAGGAGTAACTCTGCTTCTGTGGTCAGAAGCAgagtttggggggggggggggNNNNNNNNNNNNNNggggggggggggggacttaaAGCTCTTTGCATGGCTGTGGTGTGTGCAGAATAGATGGGGAAGTTGACTCTTTTTTTGCATGTGAGACTTCAACATTTCGGAAACGCCAATACTAAGtcactttttctatttttaaaagtgtattttttttaactgtggtttatttgtttatgagtattttttagctaaatctgcctgttttttcAGAATATGACTGCTGTAGTGCTAAAACAAGCAGGTGATTGAAAGTTGAACCCCTGAAGAGTTCAACTTTAAGTGATTATTATTCCTGAGTCTGAAAGCAAAAGTGGCCATTATTTAGTTTCTTGATGCAATCAGCTACTTCTTACTGAGTCAACAAAACTCCAGTGAAAGTAACACTTTATTCCCTGAGAGTAACACAGCTAATTTTAATCTTTAagatttttctccttttcctaAGAATCTGGTGCATCACGGTTGACCTCGTTTGCAACCGGTGAATCAAGCAGGACGCTCTGAGGAAATGAATCCTCTCCGCACAGCATTTTCAGATGTCCTCACCTCTGCCGATGGCTCAAATGCAATGGTCTAATGATTAGCTGTAATCCAAGTAGTTCCATAAATGTTACAAAGCCGTGGATGCTGGTTACACTAAAGGTTTAACTGGCAGTAATACAAAAAGTAAATCATTGTTGTTTCCTAAAAGATattgaatgtgtttaaaaagaaaaatggtggACAAAGACAAATTGTCCAAGAGCGATGGACGTTTCATCTTTGGGgctgaagaggagagggagcCACCAAGCttgtcaataaaacaaaattaaaaaaaaaaacctgcatcaGTGATGGCATGAGTGGCAATGGTCCACATTTTATGGGTCATTTCTGCAACTATGAAGGTCCTATTAATGCAGAACAAtagatagtttgttttttaatcttggAACAGGCATCACTTATTGAAGAAAAAGCCAGATCACAGTCTGCAGCATTTATTTGTGGTAAAAGTTTGCTGTCTGCTCagtcaaacagaacaaatttgGGATAAAACGAAACTAAGATAAAGGGCAGTCCACACTAATATCCTGCAGCAagcaaatatgtaaaaacaaaaccaaaacatttcacCTATAAGACTCCAGAACTTATTTCCTCAGTTGTAAATACTATCAAATAATGGGATAGCTGTTTTTTGTCCCAATTCTATGGAACAGTCCCATCTATCGCTGTTACATGTGTGCTTTATAAATGATTTCTCCACTTTAATTTCTTCGATAGCATCGCTGTTTTCAGTTTAAGCTTTGCTCCCTGCCAAGCTGGGAACTAAATGCTGTTCTGCTTTGTCATAAACGTCTGCACTTTCCTTCTGAGCTAGAAACCGGCAGTCTTTattcttctgtggttttaatTCGCAGGTTTCAAGCGAGGAGCCGATCCGGGGATGCCTGAACCAACACTTCTGAGGTGAGGACAAACAACAACTCAGCACTGTTAATGATGACAGCAGATTTACGATTTGGGTTTTAATCATAGTCGTCTGTGctccttttaattttaatctcgTAAATGAAATTAATCTTTACatctgaaacacttttttttccgtGACATCAAATGTAAAATAGCCACACGTCTCCTCTTTCTTTAACACTAACactattttaatttagtttttttggatATGGCATTGAAACTAGTTAAATTAAAGCTTctatcattttaataattttccaCAAAGTCCAGGGTTCCCACTTTTTGTGTCGATAAAGAGCAATAAACGCCTCCTTGTTTGacattagttttaatttaacactATTTCACAGCAAACAAATTCATACAAATCTGACACCGAAGACAACTGAGCGCTAAATAAACCCGACAGAATTGTTTCATAAGAGCTCAGAGCTGTGCCTCCCTGCTGTTTGCAGATACTTGTTAGACTCCTGCCAGGATTTCataactcatttttttttggtaatcaATCATCTCCGGCTTCTGTCAGGAGCCCAAGTTAATCCACAGAGTGTGAAGTTGTACGTGCGTCTGGTGCAGTTTGCTGTAAAGTGAATTTAATTCCTAAAAATAATTGTAAACACACAGGTTTctgaagcaaaaatattaaacatctgtttttaatggaGACATCTGCTGGGAGGATTTAGGATATTTCTGATGAATATAAATGAGATTTCTTTCAGATCTCTCTGTAGGTATTTGCTCAGTAGATGCCTGGgttgtgaaaacaaaagcacatcTTGTTTAAAAGTACTAATTCTTATTGAGTAATTGATACCAGTGGTGTTTTCCTGAGATTAATGGGACTTAAGGTGGTATGTCACTGGGCTGGAGCCAGCAGCTCAAACTCGACCCGCTGTTGGGAGAAAATAGGCCGATTTTCAGTTTTCGGTCTCACCAAGTTCTCAGAGcagccagttttataaaacattacattttatatttgtgtgcgAAACTGTATTCAAACCCAGCTCGCATTTACGATTTAATCTACTGGCTTACacttgaaatgaagataggctgATTCGAGTCAGTTTGTTTCGATAATTATGAAAGGATGTCAGCGGAGAGCTCCCGTTCTCCCTGGAGACACATTTAGAGACTCCCACAATGACTCAGTGACTATTCTGAGAGGAAATTTGTCACACTCATTTTTTAACAGGACCGTGAGCCTCCGCAGCTCAAGCGAGGAAGCTGAAAAACCAAGGCGAACGCTGCGAGACATTATGGAGATCTGTTCGCCAGctagtcgcagcccagtgagataccaccttaaggACTAAAATTAGACGTCATAGGATTCAGACCTGTAacagttaataaattagttgcTGAATATTTGGGATAAATTGTCAAAGAAAAGCCTGAAATGACAAGTTTACTATTTTAGGTTTCCAAGTTTATTGAAACGTGTTACATCAAGTATTCTGATGGTAAAACTTAAGGATTTAAGGGTATTTTTTGTGCTgatatgattgttttgtttttcttagtttgCTATGGGGTTGAGGACCATCTTCACTCAGCCAATCCCCTCATTCCATCAAGATCATGTGACACGTCGtagaaaagaaacaggaaacagacacCATCTCTCACTTTTCTCTATAAGTCCTGCATCCCTGTCGGATATGTAATGAacagatgtgtaaaaaaaaaaaacttgtacaGAGAGCGAGGCTGCTCGGAGGCTTCCCGTGTCCCATTTTGTTGTTTCCgaatttgttgtttcagtttggcGACACTGTCCAGTccatgtttatctttttattgtttctaatttaaaattCCTGACAATAAAGcctagaaaaaagaaaaggaatgaCACTGTCGTCTTGCCTAATTTTAAGAAATCGGTGAGATCATAAACGCACGTGTCCATCGCAGGATATGGATTTGGGAGTCGTGACGTGTGCGGCggatttaaatgaagaaaacaaacggGTCGTTTATGCAAATACATGcgtctttatttatatttaagcaCGTGTTCAAAATGTCCTTGCaccaaaaaatgcaaaatgtaaccatttttattaaaaatataaaagtagaTCAgtaacagccttttttttaaaaaaagagttgcaAACAGCTGCTTCAGTTAACTATCTCAACAGCattaaaatcactttaaagtccacatttcttttaaattaatttaaccCACAATCATTGCTTCgctaataaataacatttttctccAAGTATAAATAGATTAAATAATT
The DNA window shown above is from Kryptolebias marmoratus isolate JLee-2015 linkage group LG5, ASM164957v2, whole genome shotgun sequence and carries:
- the tomm7 gene encoding mitochondrial import receptor subunit TOM7 homolog produces the protein MAKLSKETKQRLQQLFQCGQFVIRWGFIPTVLYLGFKRGADPGMPEPTLLSLLWG